Proteins encoded by one window of Hylaeus volcanicus isolate JK05 chromosome 7, UHH_iyHylVolc1.0_haploid, whole genome shotgun sequence:
- the LOC128879961 gene encoding uncharacterized protein LOC128879961, producing MKRGTKCIAQTINLSNPETCIRPRQIQKLVDAEVMQPCPTSGSSYWTPRPVAVKVCSRRDVQRTCPPKLCDCPPKAPPKTVGQKFCKALLFVLKSGIAAGLVYWTHSEGLWGSSADVEDLYCRIMTTIAPALPEEYNGNDIKLPRMGLFKYRMIQRYNRMVFTIMNSIVSTSVKVREQLQRILITQDEKIQNEKTQDEITQDESSTDVTDGEDKS from the exons ATGAAGAGGGGGACGAAATGTATCGCTCAGACTATCAACCTGTCTAATCCTGAGACGTGTATTCGACCAAGGCAGATCCAGAAACTCGTCGACGCGGAAGTGATGCAGCCCTGTCCGACTTCGGGGTCCTCCTATTGGACCCCAAGGCCAGTGGCGGTCAAAGTTTGCTCGCGGAGGGATGTGCAGAGGACTTGTCCACCAAAG CTATGCGACTGCCCGCCAAAGGCGCCGCCGAAGACAGTGGGGCAAAAATTCTGCAAAGCCCTCCTGTTCGTCCTGAAGAGTGGCATCGCGGCTGGCCTCGTTTATTGGACACATTCCGAGGGTTTGTGGGGATCCAGCGCCGACGTCGAGGACCTCTATTGCAGGATAATGACGACCATCGCGCCAGCCCTGCCTGAAGAGTACAATGGCAACGAT ATCAAGTTGCCTCGTATGGGACTCTTCAAGTACAGGATGATCCAGAGGTATAACCGTATGGTGTTCACGATCATGAATTCCATCGTGAGCACGTCGGTGAAGGTGCGAGAGCAACTTCAAAGGATCCTGATCACGCAGGACGAGAAAATCCAGAACGAGAAAACCCAGGACGAGATCACCCAGGACGAATCGTCCACCGACGTTACGGACGGCGAAGATAAAAGCTAG